From Denitrovibrio acetiphilus DSM 12809, the proteins below share one genomic window:
- a CDS encoding IS256 family transposase, which translates to MKLDKDKLKELLAESDVKTTEDLQVFMRDMMKEVIETLYEGELEAHLGYKKHEPNVSDGNSRNGRSSKKVQSQMGEMELEVPRDRLSTFSPEIVKKRQTDISGIEAKVISMYAKGMSNRDIKEHIFDIYGHELSPETVSVITDKILPQAKEWQNRALEEIYAIVFMDGMVLKMRVDGAVRNVTIYFVIGISMEGHKSCLGLYLAETESAKYWLTVMNELKNRGVQDILIFAVDNLKGISEAITAAFPQSEIQKCVVHQIRNSLRFVPWKERKTVAADLKKIYAAATEEQARAELDAFAEKWDSKYPNISKSWRNNWTELSTYFKYSKELRKLIYTTNPVESFHSAIRKSTKGKGAFPTEDSLVKLLYLAILGIEKKWTMPIRDWGVIYSQLYINYEDRITTLHS; encoded by the coding sequence ATGAAATTAGACAAGGACAAACTGAAAGAACTGCTTGCTGAAAGCGATGTAAAAACCACAGAAGACCTTCAGGTGTTTATGCGTGACATGATGAAAGAAGTCATAGAAACGCTCTACGAAGGTGAGCTTGAAGCCCATTTAGGCTATAAGAAACATGAACCGAACGTAAGTGACGGCAACAGCCGTAACGGTCGTTCTTCCAAGAAAGTACAATCACAAATGGGCGAAATGGAACTCGAAGTACCCCGTGATCGCCTATCAACCTTTTCGCCTGAAATAGTCAAGAAACGCCAGACAGATATATCAGGCATTGAAGCTAAAGTAATTTCCATGTATGCCAAGGGTATGAGTAACCGTGACATCAAAGAGCACATCTTTGATATCTACGGTCATGAGCTATCGCCGGAGACAGTCAGCGTTATTACAGACAAGATTCTCCCACAGGCTAAAGAATGGCAGAACAGAGCCTTGGAAGAGATATACGCCATCGTCTTTATGGACGGCATGGTTTTAAAGATGCGTGTGGACGGAGCTGTTCGCAACGTCACTATCTACTTTGTGATCGGCATCAGCATGGAAGGTCATAAATCCTGTCTGGGGCTATATCTTGCCGAGACAGAATCCGCTAAATACTGGCTGACAGTTATGAACGAGCTAAAGAACCGTGGAGTACAGGATATTCTTATCTTTGCCGTAGACAACCTCAAGGGCATCTCAGAAGCTATAACAGCCGCTTTTCCACAGTCTGAGATTCAGAAATGCGTAGTCCATCAGATACGCAACTCTCTCCGCTTTGTGCCCTGGAAGGAGCGTAAGACTGTGGCTGCTGACCTCAAGAAAATCTATGCCGCAGCGACCGAGGAACAAGCCAGAGCTGAGCTGGATGCCTTTGCTGAGAAGTGGGACAGCAAATATCCTAACATCTCGAAATCATGGCGGAACAACTGGACTGAGCTTTCTACGTATTTCAAATATTCCAAGGAGCTCAGGAAACTGATTTATACCACGAATCCGGTTGAGAGCTTCCATTCTGCCATCAGGAAATCGACTAAAGGAAAGGGAGCCTTCCCGACGGAAGACTCCCTTGTAAAGCTCTTATATTTAGCTATTTTAGGTATCGAAAAGAAATGGACTATGCCAATCAGGGATTGGGGTGTAATATACTCACAGCTATATATCAACTATGAAGACAGAATTACGACTTTACACAGTTAA
- a CDS encoding DUF3450 domain-containing protein codes for MKLITVLFLTIFAVTGSFAAELTNLNKTFKSEVDKQSELNSKNVKFQGEKAGNEEKIREMNSQKVWLEKRIEQYERYIVTIRENIEELKRKKDELAKIAEELEPYLDETVDRLNGFVAEDIPFLEEERRARLNMLRTSLADYKLSAGEKLRRVLEALQVESEYGKSIESRVTELEIDGSMLTAEVIRFGRLGYYYMTPDKKRYGYYSYNEQKWIDMEEKYKSELVKAVEIADRKRVMEVIYLPVSAKGVQNVK; via the coding sequence ATGAAACTGATAACTGTATTATTTTTAACAATTTTCGCGGTAACCGGGAGCTTTGCGGCAGAACTGACGAACCTTAATAAGACTTTCAAAAGTGAAGTTGATAAACAGTCAGAGCTGAACAGCAAGAATGTTAAATTTCAAGGTGAGAAAGCAGGAAATGAAGAAAAGATCAGGGAGATGAATAGTCAGAAGGTATGGCTGGAGAAACGTATAGAGCAATATGAAAGGTATATCGTTACTATCAGGGAAAATATCGAAGAACTTAAGCGGAAGAAAGATGAACTGGCTAAGATTGCCGAAGAGCTTGAGCCTTATCTTGATGAGACAGTGGACAGATTAAACGGCTTTGTTGCAGAGGACATACCATTTCTCGAGGAGGAGCGGCGTGCAAGGCTGAATATGCTCCGAACCTCTCTTGCTGATTATAAATTGTCAGCAGGTGAGAAGCTCAGGCGTGTGCTGGAGGCTCTTCAGGTTGAGTCAGAGTACGGCAAAAGTATTGAAAGCAGAGTAACGGAGCTGGAGATAGACGGCAGTATGCTCACCGCTGAGGTGATCCGGTTCGGCAGATTAGGTTATTACTATATGACACCGGATAAAAAGCGTTACGGGTATTACTCATATAACGAACAAAAATGGATTGATATGGAAGAAAAATATAAGTCTGAGCTGGTAAAAGCTGTTGAAATCGCAGACAGAAAGAGGGTGATGGAAGTTATCTATCTGCCTGTGTCTGCAAAAGGGGTGCAGAATGTCAAATAG
- a CDS encoding efflux RND transporter permease subunit, translated as MKLNYIKISEWFSGLAGLVVRFRWFVLAAVVFITLLFVSGMKNLTFDNSSDIWFVEGDESVVIMEQFEEAFGNDEFLSLFLKADANGRFTPEMLRKYQDLMYEIETEVPYVKKVTWLGNVEWIESTSEGLDVGGFMDPIPDSQDRINAFLDMALTEPSYVNAFLNRGKNLLAMHIELYHYGLDSEDRNPRYSVAEPLYQLLESDRYADLDILAAGGPAMSYKYDKLVAQDGKKFFMMTVIVMFALLAWVGRGFRGVILPLVVVVLPVFWTMGAIPLMGFKVNFLTMALPTILICVGIADSMHYISAFHDYTDSGFGRRESLKRGLGITGRAILLTTITTMVGFLSFLTTHVQPFREMGLYVALGVFFAMVATVMLVPSIFSFGREGIVTGGGTEHRNDIFDKILYRIFKITTGHPWKIVVVFVFLVGMSVYGLTLVKVESNTMKLIKQGNPFRDSLDYIDANMGGVLSLEFMLDTGRDNGIKTSDFMKKLDRFHMDVESYGDVTKVSSITSVIKKMRKALHNNNMDYYEIPGADSAVSQYLFMYETSGGDEMDKMVTFLSDKARVTVKTKSLSTYELKKIKEYAEMRAEEIFGDEVSVLTSGSMYRYIRLNDILGEGQRNSFIAAMIAVGIIMLLLMRSPLLGIISLVPNVFPVMISLGLLGLAGAYVDVILMSFAPVIIGVAVDDTIHFFTRFKREFDMGSGYEDALKKTYMTVGRPIVFSTMVLALGFAPFMLSQLTGYVKNGFMMGWAFSWALIADFFLAPALIMILKPMGKKRR; from the coding sequence ATGAAACTGAACTATATAAAAATTTCTGAGTGGTTCAGCGGTCTTGCGGGACTGGTTGTAAGATTTCGCTGGTTTGTACTGGCAGCAGTTGTATTTATAACCCTATTATTCGTGTCTGGTATGAAAAATCTGACTTTTGATAATTCCTCAGATATCTGGTTTGTAGAAGGTGATGAATCCGTTGTCATTATGGAGCAGTTCGAGGAGGCATTTGGTAACGATGAGTTCCTCAGTCTTTTCCTTAAGGCTGATGCTAACGGCAGATTTACCCCTGAGATGCTTAGGAAATATCAGGATTTGATGTATGAAATCGAGACTGAAGTCCCTTATGTTAAAAAGGTAACATGGCTTGGGAATGTTGAATGGATAGAATCAACTTCAGAAGGTCTGGATGTCGGTGGTTTCATGGATCCAATCCCAGATTCTCAGGATAGGATTAACGCGTTTCTCGACATGGCTCTTACCGAGCCGTCCTACGTTAATGCTTTTCTGAACAGGGGTAAAAACCTTCTTGCGATGCATATAGAGCTTTACCACTATGGGCTGGACAGTGAAGACAGAAACCCAAGATATTCAGTGGCAGAGCCCCTTTATCAGCTGTTGGAGTCGGACAGATATGCTGATCTTGATATTTTGGCGGCTGGCGGTCCGGCTATGTCTTATAAGTACGACAAGCTTGTTGCTCAGGACGGCAAAAAGTTTTTTATGATGACCGTGATAGTAATGTTTGCTTTATTGGCATGGGTCGGCAGAGGGTTCAGAGGTGTTATCCTCCCTCTGGTCGTTGTTGTCCTGCCGGTGTTCTGGACAATGGGTGCGATACCCCTGATGGGGTTCAAGGTGAATTTTCTGACAATGGCATTGCCCACAATACTGATATGCGTCGGCATAGCTGACTCTATGCACTATATCTCTGCATTTCATGATTACACAGATAGCGGGTTTGGCAGACGTGAAAGCCTGAAGAGAGGTTTAGGCATAACAGGAAGGGCAATACTGCTCACGACAATTACGACAATGGTTGGTTTCCTGTCATTTCTGACAACCCATGTTCAGCCTTTCAGAGAGATGGGGCTTTATGTTGCCCTTGGTGTCTTTTTTGCAATGGTGGCAACTGTTATGCTGGTTCCTTCGATATTTTCATTCGGCAGAGAAGGCATCGTCACAGGAGGGGGAACGGAGCACCGGAACGATATCTTTGACAAAATACTTTACCGCATATTCAAAATAACAACGGGGCATCCATGGAAGATTGTTGTTGTGTTTGTTTTTCTGGTAGGTATGTCTGTGTATGGTCTGACTCTTGTTAAAGTCGAATCAAACACAATGAAGCTTATCAAGCAGGGCAATCCGTTTCGTGACAGCCTGGACTATATAGATGCTAACATGGGCGGTGTTCTCTCACTAGAGTTTATGCTGGATACCGGTCGTGATAACGGTATAAAAACATCCGATTTTATGAAGAAGCTGGACAGATTTCATATGGATGTTGAGTCATACGGGGACGTTACAAAAGTCTCCAGTATTACCAGTGTGATCAAGAAAATGCGCAAGGCTCTTCACAATAACAATATGGACTATTATGAGATCCCAGGTGCAGATTCCGCAGTATCTCAGTACCTGTTTATGTATGAAACATCAGGTGGAGATGAGATGGATAAAATGGTCACGTTTTTATCAGATAAAGCAAGAGTCACTGTCAAAACAAAATCCCTTTCAACCTACGAGCTTAAAAAGATAAAAGAATATGCAGAAATGAGAGCGGAAGAGATTTTCGGAGATGAAGTAAGTGTACTGACCTCCGGGAGTATGTACAGGTACATTCGTCTGAACGATATTCTGGGTGAGGGGCAAAGGAACAGTTTTATCGCTGCGATGATAGCAGTGGGCATCATAATGCTTCTGCTGATGCGTTCACCTCTGCTTGGGATTATCAGCCTTGTACCTAATGTGTTTCCGGTAATGATATCCCTTGGTCTGTTGGGGCTTGCAGGTGCTTATGTTGATGTAATACTCATGAGCTTTGCTCCTGTGATAATAGGTGTTGCGGTTGATGATACCATACATTTTTTTACCCGTTTTAAACGTGAATTTGATATGGGTAGCGGCTATGAAGATGCCCTGAAAAAGACATATATGACAGTAGGCAGACCGATAGTGTTTTCAACGATGGTGCTTGCTTTAGGATTCGCTCCTTTCATGCTTTCTCAGCTGACAGGATATGTGAAGAATGGCTTTATGATGGGCTGGGCGTTCAGTTGGGCATTGATAGCCGATTTCTTCCTTGCACCAGCTCTTATAATGATACTGAAACCTATGGGTAAAAAGAGGAGATAA
- a CDS encoding helix-turn-helix transcriptional regulator: MSKPKAPIRMSMDKDFATYKIKNSDGSYTETTIGCPKQEMDVMSRYTESIEIQTGLVLNIIDIPADVELSTEFEYLESPLYIGCSLQCDYEMDFFKDGELLRKEYTKGAKFFISKTSNISGHVIKKSTTNVQGLSLSFDNRLAKLLFGSSLLYLKDKYRPYFEQNSDFLLDITEVSPLLKAVAKSIIFCQYSEPRRSLFIKAKAYEILNYAFSEHLMANISSNKSVLQPNEIKKMMDIRQYISSHIETPPSLHELSRFSGINDFKLKAGFKEMFGTTIYGYIQSEKMSKAKQMLETGNYSVSEVAWDIGYTNVSHFITAFKKNYKVTPGQLLSHIKSNITQFKTIQ; the protein is encoded by the coding sequence ATGAGCAAACCAAAAGCTCCAATCAGAATGTCTATGGATAAAGACTTTGCAACATATAAAATTAAGAATAGCGACGGATCTTATACCGAGACAACCATAGGATGCCCGAAACAGGAAATGGATGTTATGAGCCGCTACACAGAAAGCATTGAAATACAAACAGGGCTTGTCCTAAACATAATTGATATCCCCGCCGATGTCGAACTCAGCACCGAATTTGAATATCTGGAGAGCCCCTTATATATTGGATGTTCATTACAGTGTGATTATGAAATGGATTTTTTCAAAGATGGAGAACTCCTGCGGAAGGAATACACCAAGGGAGCAAAATTCTTCATCTCCAAAACATCCAACATCAGCGGACATGTTATAAAAAAGTCAACAACAAATGTTCAGGGGCTCAGCCTGTCATTTGACAACCGTTTAGCAAAATTGCTTTTCGGCAGCAGCCTGCTCTACCTTAAGGATAAATATAGACCTTACTTCGAACAGAACTCTGATTTCCTTCTGGATATAACAGAAGTGTCACCTCTTTTGAAAGCTGTGGCAAAATCTATTATATTTTGCCAGTATTCCGAGCCCCGCAGAAGCTTATTTATTAAAGCAAAGGCTTACGAGATTTTAAACTATGCGTTCTCTGAGCACCTTATGGCAAACATCTCATCAAACAAATCTGTCTTACAGCCGAATGAAATAAAAAAAATGATGGATATCCGGCAGTATATCTCCAGCCACATAGAAACTCCGCCAAGTCTGCATGAATTATCACGCTTTTCCGGAATCAACGACTTTAAGCTCAAAGCTGGTTTTAAAGAGATGTTCGGCACAACAATATATGGCTATATACAGTCTGAAAAAATGTCAAAAGCAAAACAGATGCTTGAAACAGGTAATTACAGTGTCAGCGAGGTTGCATGGGACATAGGCTATACAAACGTAAGTCATTTTATCACTGCATTTAAAAAGAATTACAAAGTAACACCGGGACAACTGCTCTCGCATATCAAAAGCAATATCACACAATTTAAAACGATACAGTAA
- a CDS encoding outer membrane lipoprotein-sorting protein — MKKLLIILLVMSALPLMAEDITGRDIMLKVDDNDASETSVMDIAMVIKRGKQQLIRKMINHRKKYGADEKTLIKFEQPADVRNTMYLTWSYEDIEREDDMWMYLPAESLVRRISGGGKKGAFMRSDFANEDIQKREVDDDVHKLLGRKDFAGVSCYVVESEPVKKNDTSYSRRVVWVHPEIFQQLKTEYYDKGGRLLKEATYGGFETISGITTYTKVLMETPREETQTYLERSGIRYNEEIPDTVFEQSNLKR; from the coding sequence ATGAAAAAACTTTTAATAATACTTTTGGTGATGTCCGCTCTTCCGCTGATGGCAGAGGATATTACAGGGCGGGATATAATGCTGAAGGTTGATGATAACGATGCTTCAGAAACATCTGTAATGGACATTGCCATGGTTATAAAAAGAGGGAAGCAGCAGCTTATACGCAAGATGATCAATCACAGGAAAAAATATGGCGCAGATGAAAAAACACTTATTAAATTTGAACAGCCGGCGGATGTACGGAACACAATGTACCTTACATGGAGTTACGAAGATATAGAGCGAGAAGATGACATGTGGATGTATCTCCCTGCGGAAAGTCTCGTTCGCAGGATATCTGGCGGAGGTAAAAAAGGTGCTTTTATGCGTTCTGACTTTGCTAATGAAGATATACAGAAGCGTGAAGTTGATGATGACGTGCATAAGCTGTTGGGACGAAAAGATTTTGCCGGAGTCAGCTGTTATGTTGTGGAAAGCGAGCCTGTTAAGAAAAATGATACCAGCTACAGCAGAAGAGTTGTGTGGGTGCACCCAGAGATATTCCAGCAGTTGAAAACAGAATACTATGACAAAGGAGGCAGACTGCTGAAAGAAGCTACATACGGAGGCTTCGAAACTATCAGCGGCATTACTACTTATACAAAAGTTTTGATGGAAACACCAAGAGAAGAGACTCAGACATATCTTGAAAGGAGTGGTATCAGATATAACGAAGAGATACCTGATACTGTTTTTGAACAAAGTAACCTGAAGAGATAA
- a CDS encoding bifunctional nucleoside/nucleotide kinase/histidine phosphatase family protein, translating into MQTKERKKLCIAMMGLPARGKSTHAKKILENLSKENLNVRIFNNGDLRRKYIKENTASFEFYNPDNHKAVKIRENIALVNIRDARDFLNGIGHIAIIDAANVTSNRRQTIIEEMSDYNILFIECVNEQEDFLKICIDTKTELLEFSHLPKEEATQNFLKRIEYYKSRYDNLTDEPNYIVIDSLNNKIIREKDAGIPYYHLIRDILVSGWIHNLYLVRHGQTYFNLDNRIGGDSELTERGIRQGADLAKHFRNTDIHYIFTSTKKRTMAIAYEIKKEIPDVEIVPFEEFDEINTGDCDSITYDELRLNFPELYEARSKDKYNFTYPNGESYRTMRERVQFGLKKALFLSGGAENIVIIGHRGVNRIILSLFEFRDVEDVPYIYIPQDKYFQITATQYKKLIEMKKFTEFD; encoded by the coding sequence ATGCAAACAAAAGAGCGCAAAAAACTCTGTATCGCAATGATGGGCTTACCCGCCAGAGGCAAATCCACCCACGCCAAGAAAATCCTTGAGAATCTCTCTAAAGAAAACCTTAATGTCAGAATTTTCAACAACGGTGACTTGCGGCGTAAGTATATAAAGGAAAATACAGCTTCTTTTGAGTTCTATAATCCGGATAACCATAAGGCAGTTAAGATCAGAGAAAATATTGCTTTAGTAAATATCCGTGACGCCAGAGATTTTCTTAACGGCATAGGGCATATAGCTATTATTGACGCTGCTAATGTCACGAGCAACAGAAGGCAGACTATCATTGAGGAAATGTCCGACTACAACATTCTTTTTATTGAGTGTGTTAACGAACAGGAAGACTTTCTGAAAATCTGCATCGACACCAAAACAGAACTTCTGGAATTCAGCCATTTACCCAAAGAAGAAGCTACACAAAACTTTCTGAAACGTATCGAATATTATAAGTCCAGATATGATAATCTCACCGATGAGCCCAATTATATTGTAATCGATTCACTTAACAACAAAATTATCAGAGAAAAAGATGCGGGCATCCCCTATTATCACCTTATCAGAGACATTCTGGTTTCAGGCTGGATCCATAATCTTTATCTGGTTCGTCACGGGCAAACTTATTTCAACCTTGATAACCGCATCGGTGGTGATTCAGAGCTCACTGAACGTGGGATAAGACAAGGTGCGGATCTTGCAAAACATTTCAGAAACACTGATATCCACTATATTTTTACCAGCACTAAAAAGCGGACAATGGCGATTGCCTATGAGATAAAAAAGGAAATTCCGGATGTTGAAATCGTCCCGTTTGAAGAGTTTGACGAAATTAATACAGGTGATTGTGACTCCATAACTTATGACGAACTCAGATTGAATTTTCCTGAACTGTATGAAGCCAGATCAAAAGATAAATATAACTTCACCTACCCTAATGGTGAAAGTTACAGAACAATGAGGGAGAGGGTTCAGTTTGGGCTTAAAAAAGCACTGTTTCTCAGTGGCGGTGCAGAGAATATTGTAATTATAGGTCATCGCGGCGTTAACCGGATTATCCTATCTCTGTTCGAGTTCAGAGATGTGGAGGATGTTCCATATATCTATATCCCGCAGGATAAATATTTCCAGATCACAGCAACACAATATAAAAAGCTGATCGAAATGAAGAAATTTACTGAATTCGATTAA
- a CDS encoding ExbD/TolR family protein: MRNRKYSSLRRGRTVEINMAPLIDMIFILLIFFIVTTSFVKESGVDVQRPKAASAVTQEKTNVIIAVTKEGQIYMDGRLTDIRSVRGFMERFLAETPEGSVVITADENSRTGEVIHVLDACRLAGVQNISVAARKE; the protein is encoded by the coding sequence ATGAGAAACAGAAAATACAGTTCCCTGAGAAGAGGGCGTACCGTTGAGATAAATATGGCGCCCCTTATAGATATGATATTTATATTACTGATCTTTTTTATAGTAACAACAAGCTTTGTCAAGGAATCCGGTGTGGATGTCCAGAGACCAAAAGCAGCCAGTGCTGTTACACAGGAAAAGACAAATGTGATAATTGCTGTTACCAAAGAGGGGCAGATTTATATGGATGGAAGATTAACGGATATCCGCTCTGTCCGAGGTTTTATGGAAAGGTTTCTGGCAGAAACCCCAGAAGGGTCCGTTGTTATAACGGCAGATGAAAACAGCCGTACCGGAGAGGTTATACATGTTCTGGATGCCTGTCGTCTTGCAGGTGTGCAAAATATAAGCGTAGCAGCGAGAAAAGAGTAA
- a CDS encoding DUF3450 family protein → MSNSRILLFVLIALPSFVFAQGTPAEKMKENIKAVQSENVQFSERINQQQKESKASLKSIKAEVSILEREYKAKRSEFEKLLDVENKLSEELTSRQDEIKALEGAVRASAKEADEMIHANPVTAARPERIAEVQTMLDDDRFPGIANIRKLVDIYFHEMSASGEVVTYEGDVIAPDGSIESAEIIRLGRFVTYFKNDNRYGLLKPNEQGDKLLALSGKLPSSAENALKKAKVFPLDFSGGLMFKQFEDGGASFLSTIKAGGILVYPILGVGLIALILILERAFVLSRIKSTSGKRMDMIMEFAERSDWEGCDKFCAENSAFPTCRILKSTMGYIGETQEVIENAMQEAILRELPRMERFLPTLNILAAVAPLLGLLGTVTGMINTFNILTIFGTGDPRMMSGGISEALVTTQLGLAVAIPVMLFHHMLERRVDRILNDIEEKGTRFAVALLKKDSTRSF, encoded by the coding sequence ATGTCAAATAGCAGAATTCTTTTATTCGTTCTGATAGCGCTCCCTTCCTTCGTTTTCGCGCAGGGGACACCTGCGGAAAAGATGAAGGAGAATATAAAAGCTGTTCAAAGTGAAAATGTTCAGTTTTCGGAGAGGATTAATCAACAGCAGAAGGAATCAAAGGCGAGTCTTAAAAGTATAAAAGCAGAAGTGTCTATTCTGGAGAGGGAATACAAAGCGAAACGCAGTGAATTTGAAAAACTGCTGGATGTGGAGAATAAACTTTCAGAAGAGCTGACAAGCAGGCAGGATGAAATAAAAGCTTTGGAAGGGGCTGTGAGAGCCTCTGCAAAAGAAGCGGATGAGATGATTCATGCCAACCCCGTTACGGCAGCCAGACCCGAAAGGATTGCTGAGGTTCAGACTATGCTGGATGACGACAGGTTTCCGGGTATAGCAAACATAAGAAAACTTGTGGATATTTACTTTCACGAGATGTCGGCTTCAGGAGAAGTGGTTACCTATGAAGGGGATGTTATTGCTCCTGACGGAAGCATTGAAAGTGCTGAGATAATACGCTTGGGGCGGTTTGTTACTTATTTTAAAAATGACAACAGGTACGGGCTGCTGAAGCCCAACGAGCAGGGGGATAAACTGCTGGCATTAAGCGGTAAGCTCCCCTCATCTGCCGAGAACGCATTGAAGAAGGCGAAGGTGTTTCCGCTGGACTTTTCCGGCGGGCTTATGTTCAAGCAGTTCGAAGATGGCGGAGCATCCTTTTTATCCACAATCAAGGCTGGCGGGATTCTTGTTTATCCTATTCTTGGTGTGGGGCTTATTGCTCTTATTCTCATACTGGAGAGAGCTTTTGTACTCAGCCGGATAAAATCTACATCCGGTAAAAGGATGGACATGATAATGGAGTTCGCAGAAAGGAGCGACTGGGAGGGCTGTGATAAGTTTTGTGCAGAAAACTCTGCCTTTCCGACATGTAGAATACTTAAAAGCACAATGGGCTATATAGGTGAAACTCAGGAAGTTATAGAAAACGCCATGCAGGAAGCGATACTTCGTGAGCTGCCGAGGATGGAAAGGTTTCTGCCCACTCTGAACATACTAGCTGCCGTTGCGCCCCTTCTGGGGCTTTTGGGGACAGTTACGGGAATGATAAACACATTTAATATCCTCACAATCTTTGGTACAGGTGATCCCCGTATGATGTCAGGGGGGATATCCGAGGCTCTTGTTACAACACAGCTAGGGCTTGCCGTTGCAATTCCGGTTATGCTTTTCCACCATATGCTTGAGCGCAGGGTGGATAGGATACTTAATGACATAGAAGAGAAGGGGACACGTTTTGCTGTTGCCCTTCTTAAGAAAGACAGTACAAGGAGCTTCTGA
- a CDS encoding MotA/TolQ/ExbB proton channel family protein yields the protein MLSETFENTIQHFQSGGIVMPALLISSLFMWLLIFMKAFQFVQIRKSEVSFEECMEGFRAGTHVGAAWQKDVMQFARESIFLSGKYRNRMLNSYLSTVTSGISQHVNTVLILASAAPLFGLFGTVSGMIDTFNVISYYGTGNPRAMASGISVALVTTQAGLVVAVPGLVMGSFLRRRASVTQDRIHLFGHMLIKELEK from the coding sequence ATGCTGTCTGAGACCTTTGAGAACACTATTCAGCATTTCCAGAGCGGTGGTATCGTTATGCCGGCTCTCCTGATTTCATCGCTGTTTATGTGGCTTCTGATATTTATGAAGGCATTTCAGTTCGTGCAGATAAGGAAGAGCGAAGTCAGCTTTGAGGAGTGCATGGAAGGTTTCAGAGCGGGTACGCACGTAGGTGCTGCATGGCAGAAGGATGTAATGCAGTTTGCGAGGGAGTCCATATTTCTGTCGGGGAAATACCGCAACAGGATGCTTAACAGCTATCTTAGCACTGTGACAAGCGGTATCTCTCAGCATGTGAATACTGTGTTGATACTGGCATCTGCCGCGCCTCTTTTCGGTCTTTTCGGGACAGTGTCAGGGATGATAGATACGTTTAACGTTATTTCATACTACGGAACAGGCAACCCGAGAGCGATGGCATCCGGGATTTCTGTAGCCCTTGTTACGACACAGGCAGGGCTGGTGGTTGCGGTGCCGGGGCTTGTTATGGGGAGTTTTCTGCGCAGGAGAGCTTCTGTTACTCAGGACAGAATACATCTCTTTGGGCATATGCTGATAAAGGAGCTGGAGAAATGA
- a CDS encoding energy transducer TonB produces MKKHLNGSITLFSAVVLAVLINLLIFIGIPFLSAATAGKPGDIIDSFVSFSMEKPMKRQDEEIEKKREEEKKPEKLPEMNLKHTAHKLTRPKLDVSLPDLSFDINASLSDGVAVSVPAGGGSFAGGVKLNFDIGEVDTPPSIVYKTDPVYPFTAKRRQVTGKVILKFLVKSSGEVSDMQIVSSEPEGVFDEAVRNAIARWRFKPGIYDGKPVNTWVVAPFEFRM; encoded by the coding sequence ATGAAAAAGCATTTGAATGGCAGCATAACCCTGTTTTCCGCAGTAGTGCTGGCTGTGCTGATAAATCTACTGATTTTCATAGGAATCCCTTTTCTGTCCGCTGCAACGGCTGGGAAGCCCGGCGATATAATTGATAGTTTTGTCAGTTTCAGCATGGAAAAGCCAATGAAAAGACAGGATGAAGAGATAGAGAAAAAGAGGGAAGAAGAGAAGAAGCCTGAAAAACTGCCGGAGATGAACCTGAAACATACCGCTCATAAACTGACAAGACCTAAGCTGGATGTTTCACTCCCTGATCTGTCGTTTGATATAAATGCCAGTCTTTCAGACGGGGTTGCTGTCAGTGTACCGGCGGGCGGCGGGTCTTTTGCCGGAGGGGTGAAGCTGAATTTCGATATAGGAGAGGTTGATACACCGCCTTCTATTGTTTACAAGACTGACCCCGTATATCCATTTACGGCAAAGAGGAGACAGGTCACCGGAAAAGTCATTTTGAAATTTCTGGTGAAAAGTTCAGGAGAGGTCAGTGATATGCAGATCGTTTCTTCTGAGCCTGAAGGCGTCTTTGACGAAGCAGTGAGGAACGCAATAGCTCGCTGGAGGTTCAAACCGGGGATATATGACGGTAAACCTGTGAATACATGGGTGGTAGCACCTTTTGAGTTCAGGATGTAG